GTGCGGGCCTTCTCGGCGCGCGAGGTGCTGGAGCTGTATGCGCTGCGCGAAGTGCTGGAGGTGCACGCCGCCAGCCTGATGCCGCTGCCGGTGCCGCCGGCGCGGCTGGCGGCGCTGACCGCGGTGCAGCGCGAACACGACGCCGCCGTGGCCGAGGGCGACGCGCGCCGCGTGTTCCGCAGCAACCAGCGCTTTCACCGCGAGTTCTTCGGCCTGCTCGACAACGCGGTGCTGGGCCAGGCGATCGAGGAATACGCGCGCCGCACCCACCCGATCCGCTTCGGCTCGCTGGCCGCCGCCAATTACCGCGAACGCGCCCGCCAGGAGCACTGGGCCATGATCCACGCGCTGCGCGATGGCGACCGGACGGCGCTGATGACGCTGTGCCGCGAGCACCTGCTGCCCTCGCGCGACGCCTACCTGGCGTCGGAACAGGCGCGCCGCGGCGCCTGAGCCGCACCGCGCGCGACACCGATACGCCGGGCGCCTGAGCCGGCCGGCATACTGCGCCGCGATTTCCGGACGCCGCCCGCTCGCCTCGATCACCCCCGCCGCGAACTCAACGCGCCTCGTCCGCCAGGTACTGCCGCAGCAGCGCCACCAGCGCCGCGGCCGCCGGCGGCAGGCTGCGGTTGCGCGCCGTCACCAGCCCGATCGAACGCTCGGCCACCGGGCCGGTCAGCGGCCGCTGCACGATGCCGTTCTGCGCCACCGCGCCCGCCGCGATCTCGGGCAGCGCCGCCACCCCGAAACCGCACTCCACCATCGCCACGATGGTGGTCAGGTGTTCGGCCTCGAAGGCCGGCGTGAAGCGGATGCGGTTCTGCAGGAAAGCCCATTCGGTGTACTGGCGCACGCTGCTCGGGTGCACCATCGACACGTGCGCCGCGCTGGCCGTGTCGGCCCAGCGCAGCGGCCCCTTGGCGCGCGCCAGCGGGTGCGCCTCGGGAATCAGCAGCAGGAAGCTGTCGGACATCAAGGGCTGGTAATGCAGGTCGGCGTGCTGCGGGTCGGCGGCGGTCAGGGCGAAGTCCACGTCGCCGGCGCGCACCAGGTCGAAGGCCGGACCCGACAGCGTGTCGCGCACCTTCAGCGCCACCTGCGGGTGCGCCTGGCGGTAGGCCATCAGCACCCGCGGCAGCAGCCGCGCGGCCAGCGACGGCAGCGCCGCCACCGACACCTGGCCGTGCTCGGCGCTGGCGATGCCGCTGACCGCGGCGATGGCGTCGCGAAACGCCACCTGCAGGGCGGCGGCCTGCTGCATGAAGACCTCGCCCGCCGCCGTCAGCCGCACGGTGCGGGTGGTGCGGTCGAACAGCCGCACGCCCAGGGCGTCCTCGATGCGCTGGATTTGCGTCGACAGGGCCGACTGCGACAGGTGCAGCTGCGCCGCCGCCTGGCGGAAGTTGAGGGTGCGGCCCAGCACCAGGGTGGTGTCGATGTCGCGCATCGAAAGATTGATCTGCATGCCGCCGGGCGCCTTGTCCATTGATCCGATTTATCGATCATTCTATCCAAAAAATCTGATTCATCAATCAAACAAGCTTCTCTACACTCGGCGCCCAATACAGACACAGGCGCAGACACAAGCGCAGATGCAACAGCGGTTTCAGAACAAGGAGCAAACCATGCAGACGGACGCGAAGGCCCTGCCCAATCCGGGCGCGGCGCATGCGGTGGTGGTGGGCGGCGGCACCATGGGCGCCGACGTGGCGGTGGTGCTGACGCGCGCCGCCTGCCGCACGACGGTGATCGAGCCGGACGCGGCGCGCGCGGCCGCGCTGCCGGCGCGCGTGGCCGACAATCTCAAGACCATCGGCCGCGAGGCCCAGGTGGCGCAGCTGGCCACGGCGGCCAGCCTGGACCAGGTGGACTGGGCCAGCGTCGACCTGGTGATCGAATGCGTGCCGGAACGGCTCGACATCAAGCAGGCGCTGTTCGCCGAGCTGGTGCGCCACGCGCGGCCCGACGCCGTCCTGGCGAGCAACAGTTCCAGTTTCCCGATCAGCGCCATCGGCCAGGGGCTGGCCACGCGCGAACGCATGCTGGGCCTGCACTTCTTCATGCCGGCGCACCTGGTGCCGCTGGTCGAGGTGGTGATGGCCGAGACCAGCGACGAAGCCCGCGCCGATGCGCTGATCGCCTTCATGCGCCGCTGCGGCAGCGTGCCGGTGAAGGTGCGCCAGGACCTGCCGGGCTTTCTGGCCAACCGCCTGCAGCACGCGCTGTCGCGCGAGGCGTTCAACCTGATCGACCGCGGCATCGCCTCGCCCGAGGACGTGGACGCGGCGGTGCGCTTCGGTTTCGGCTTCCGCTTCCTGGCGGCCGGGCCGGTGATGCAGCGCGACCACGCGGGCATCGACGTGCACGCGGCGGCGGGCGCGACCATGTACCCGACGTTCTGCAATGACGACCACCCGGCGCGCTGCCTGACCGAGCGCGCCGCCGACGGCCGCTACGGCATGAAGGCGGGCGAAGGCTTCTACGCCTGGACGCCGGAGACCATCGCCGCCGAGCGCGCGCGCTATGACCGGCTGCTGCGCGCGGGCCTGGACCTGATCGCGCCGGAATTGCCGGAGATCCAGCCGTGAGCGCCGTGAACATTCCCCGTCCGGCCCTGGCCGAGTCGCCCGTCATCGTGACGGTGGCGCCCAACGGCGCCTACAAGAAGGCCGCCGACCATCCGGCGGTGCCGCTGACGGCCGAGGCCCTGGCGCTGGAGGCCCGCGCCTGCCTGGACGCGGGCGCGGCGATGATGCACATGCACGTGCGCAAGCCGGACGGCAGCCATCTGCTGGACGCGCAGGCGTACCGCGACGCGCTGGCGGCGGTGCGGCGCGCGGTGGGCGACGAGCTGCTGGTGCAGGTGACGAGCGAAGCGGCGGGCGTGTACCAGGCGGCCGAGCAGATGGCGCTGGTGCGCGAGCTGGAACCGGAGGCGGTGTCGATCGGCCTGCGCGAGATCGCGGTGCCGGAGATCGCGGAGGCCGAGCTGGCGGCGTTCCTGGCCTGGGTGGCCGAGCGGCGCATCATGACGCAGATCATCCTGTACGACGAGGGCGACGTGCGGCGCTGGCTGTCGCTGCGGGCGCGGGGGCTGGTGCCGCCGGGCGCATGGTCGGTGCTGTTCGTGCTGGGGCGCTATAGCGTGGGGCAGACGTCGTCGGCCTATGACCTGCTGCCGTTCCTGGCGGCGTATGACCACTCGCTGCCCTGGGCGGTGTGCGCGTTCGGGGCGCAGGAGAATGCCTGCGTGACGACGGCGGCGGCGTTCGGGGGGCATATGCGGGTGGGGTTCGAGAATAATTTGAAGCTGCGGGATGGGGCGGTGGCTTCGGGGAATGGGGAGTTGGTGCGGCAGGCGGTGGAAGGGGCGATTGCTTTGGGGCGGCCGCTGGCGGATGCTGCGCAGGCGCGGCGGATCTATGGGGCGGTTGCCTAACGGCTGGGTTTGCGCTCGATGTGTCGAGGCCTGGTTGCGGGTAGGTGATCCGATCGGCCTGGTCTTTGATTGCACGTCTTTGATTGTCTTTCTTTGATTGCCCGTTTTTGATTGCTCGCTCTGGGCAATTTGCTTGGGCCGCCAGGGGCGTCGGCCCCCCGGCGGGCGCGGCCTCCGGGGGTGGTCCGGCCCGCGGGGGCCGGACTGCCCCGCGCTCATCCTCGTTGGCGCCTGCGGCGCCTGCCTTCGGATTCCGCCGGGCACCCCCTGGACGGCCGCGCCCGCCGGGGGGCCGACGCCCCTGGCTACAGTTCTTGCTGGCCTTGGGGAGCTGGGACGACGAGGGATCCTGGCGTTCTTTTGGCGGGATTTTTTTGCTGGAAGACTTTGTATTGCCCGTCATCGAGGGCCGCCCTGCGCGGCCCTCGATGACTTACACGCTGACTTACACGCTGACTTACACGCTGACTTACACGCTGACTTACACGCTGACTTACACGCTGACTTACGCGGTGGCTTGTTCGGTGACTTGTGCGGTGGCTTGTGCCGGGGTGTTTTTAGGGGGGTGTTTCTTTCTGGGTTGGGTTGCGCAATATATATAAGTACATAGCGGCGGCGCGGGGTTTTGCGCTGTGCTGCAACATTGCGTGTTGAAAAGGCATCTGCTAAAAACTTCGACATCCGCACGTTAAACGCAATACCCCGACTGTCTGGTGAGGTGGTGTGTGTCAAACGAGTCTGATGGCTACACGAAGCCGCAGGAGCTGCGCAGTTTTCTGTTCCTGACGGCGGTCATGGCCCCCGTTCTTACGGTGATCATCGTCGCGGGCTACGGTTTCATTGTCTGGTTCTATCAGTTGTTTGCCGGTCCTCCGGGCAGCTGATGCGTACCGACGGAACCGCCCTCATGTCCGCGCCTCCTTCCCTGCCGGCCGCTGCGCCGGTTTCCCCTGAATTGCATATCGCCAGCCTGGTCGTGCATGCCACGCCGCGTCGGCTGGACGAGGTGCGCCGTGCGGTGCTCGCGATCGCGGGCGCCGAGATCCATGGCGCGTCCGAGACGGGCAAGCTGGTGGTGACGCTGGAAGCCCCCTCCACTGACGACATGATGGCGCGGATCTCGCAGATCCAGCGACTGGATGGCGTGCTGGCATCGGCGCTGGTGTACCAGCACGCCGACACGCTGGCCGCGATGAACGAGGAGATCGACGATGGCAATGGCCCGTAGGGAGTTCATCAAGCAGTCCGCCGCCGCCGCGGCCGCCACGGTGGCGGGGATTCCGGTGGTGGGCTACACGCAGAACATCGTGACCGAGTCGGAGGCCGCCAAGCTCAAGTGGTCCAAGGCGCCCTGTAGGTTCTGCGGGACCGGCTGCGGCGTGAACGTCGCGGTGAAGGACAACCAGGTGGTGGCCACGCACGGCGACTTCAATGCCGAGGTCAACAAGGGGCTGAACTGCGTCAAGGGCTATTTCCTGTCCAAGATCATGTATGGCAACGACCGGCTGACGCAGCCGCTGCTGCGCATGAAGGACGGCAAGTACGCCAAGGATGGCGAGTTCGCGCCGGTGTCGTGGGACCAGGCCTTCGACGTGATGGCCGAGCAGTTCAAGCGCGTGCTCAAGGACAAGGGGCCGGAGGCCGTCGGCATGTTCGGCTCGGGCCAGTGGACGGTGTGGGAAGGCTACGCCGCGCTCAAGCTGATGAAGGCGGGGTTCCGCTCCAACAACCTGGACCCGAACGCGCGCCACTGCATGGCGTCGGCGGCGGTGGGATTCATGCGCACCTTCGGCGCCGACGAGCCGATGGGCTGTTACGACGATATCGAAAACGCCGACGTGTTCGTGCTGTGGGGCTCGAACATGGCGGAGATGCATCCGATCCTGTGGACCCGCGTCACCGACCGGCGGCTGTCGGCGCCCAAGACCAAGGTGGCGGTGCTGTCGACCTTCGAGCACCGCTCGTACGAGCTGGCCGACCTGACGCTGACCTTCACGCCGCAGACCGACCTGGCGATCCTGAACTACATCGCCAACCACATCATCCAGACCAAGCGCGTGAACCGCGAGTTCGTCGACAAGCACACGGTGTTCCGCGAGGGCAATACCGATATCGGCTACGGCCTGCGGCCCGACCACCCGTTGCAGCAGGCGGCCAAAAATGCCGGCGATGCCGGCGGCTCCAAGCCGATGACGTTCGACGAGTTCGCCAGGTTCGTGTCGCGCTACGACCTGGACTACACCGCCAAGCTGACCGGCGTGCCGAAGAAATCGCTGCAGGACCTGGCCGAGCTGTACGCCGACCCCAAGCTGCGGGTGACGTCGTTCTGGACCATGGGCTTCAACCAGCACACGCGCGGGGTGTGGGCCAACAACATGGTCTACAACATCCACCTGCTGACGGGCAAGATCTCGACGCCGGGCAACAGCCCGTTCTCGCTGACCGGGCAGCCCTCGGCCTGTGGCACGGCGCGCGAAGTGGGCACGTTCTCGCACCGGCTGCCGGCCGACCTGGTGGTGACCAATCCCAAGCACCGCGCCCACGCCGAGGACATCTGGCAGTTGCCGGCCGGCACCATCCCCGAGAAGGTCGGCGCGCACGCGGTGCTGCAGAACCGCATGCTGAAAGACGGCAAGATCAACGCCTACTGGGTGATGGTCAACAACAACATGCAGGCGGCCGCCAACCTGATGAACGAGGGGCTGCCGGGCTACCGCAATCCGGACAACTTCATCGTCGTGTCCGACGCCTACCCCACCGTCACCACCATCTCGGCCGACCTGATCCTGCCGGCCGCCATGTGGGTGGAAAAGGAAGGCGCCTACGGCAACGCCGAGCGCCGCACGCAGTTCTGGCACCAGCTGGTCGACGCGCCGGGCCAGGCGCGTTCCGACCTGTGGCAGCTGATGGAGTTCTCCAAGCGCTTCAAGGTCGAGGAAGTCTGGCCGGCCGACCTCCTGGCCAAGAAGCCCGAATACCGCGACAAGACCCTGTTCGACGTGCTGTTCGCCAACGGCAAGGTCAACCGCTATCCCAACACCGAGCGCGACAAGGACTACGCCAACCAGGAGGCCGAGGCCTTCGGCTTCTATGCGCAGAAGGGCCTGTTCGAGGAATACGCCGAGTTCGGCCGCGGCCACGGCCATGACCTGGCGCCGTTCGACACCTACCACGAGGTGCGCGGGCTGCGCTGGCCGGTGGTCAAGGGCAAGGAAACGCTGTGGCGCTACCGCGAGGGCAGCGATCCGTACGTGAAGCCGGGCGCCGGCTTCGAGTTCTACGGCAACCCGGACGGCCGCGCCATCATCTACGCCCTGCCCTACGAGCCGCCGCCAGAGTCGCCGGACAAGGAATACCCGTTCTGGCTGTCGACCGGGCGGGTGCTGGAGCACTGGCATTCCGGCTCGATGACGCGGCGCGTGCCCGAGCTGTACCGGGCCTTTCCCAACGCGGTCTGTTTCATGCACCCCGACGACGCGCAGGCCATGGGCCTGCGGCGCGGGGTCGAGGTCGAGATCATCTCGCGGCGCGGCAGGATGCGCACCCGGCTGGAGACCCGCGGGCGCGACAAGCCGCCGCGCGGGCTGGTGTTCGTGCCGTGGTTCGACGCCGGCCAGCTGATCAACAAGGTCACGCTGGACGCCACCGACCCGATCTCGTTCCAGACCGACTTCAAGAAGTGCGCGGTCAAGATCGTCAAGGTCTGACGCGCGCACCGGAGACAGCCATGAACCGACGCGCTCTCGCTTTCGTATTGTGCGCAGCCTGTAGCATCGCGGCCTGGGCCGCGCCACCGCTCGAGGTGCAGGACCCGATGCGCGGCCCCACGCCCATCGCCGACGAGACCGACCCGCCGCTGATCAGTCCGATCGAGAACAAGGACATCAAGCGGATGCGCACCTATTCGATGCAGCCGCCCACCATCCCGCACAGCATCGACGGCTACCAGATCGACAAGAACTTCAACCGCTGCCTGGCCTGCCACGCCCGCGTCAACACCGAGGAGACCCAGGCGCCGCCGCTGAGCGTGACCCACTACATGGACCGCGACAGCAACGTGCTGGCCGAGGTCTCGCCGCGGCGCTACTTCTGCGTGCAGTGCCACGTGCCGCAGGCCGAGGCCAAGCCGCTGGTGTCCAATACCTACCAGGACATCGACGTGATCCTCAAGCGCCTCTCCGCCCCGGCGTCCGGCAAGAAGTAAGGCACGGGGAACCGCCATGGTCAAACTCATCAAGCGCTACTGGAACATCATCCGCCGGCCCAGCGTGCACTTCAGCCTGGGCTTCCTGACGGTGGGCGGCTTCATCGGCGGCATCCTGTTCTGGGGCGCCTTCAACACCGCCATGGAGTTCACCAACACCGAGAAATTCTGCACCGGCTGCCACGAGATGCGCGACAACGTCTACGCCGAGCTCAAGGGCACCATCCACTTCACCAACCGTTCCGGCGTGCGCGCGCTGTGTTCCGACTGCCACGTGCCGCACAACTGGACCGACAAGATCGCCCGCAAGATGCAGGCGTCCAAGGAGGTCTGGGGCAAGATCTTCGGCACCATCGACACGCGCGAGAAATTCGTCGACAAGCGGCTGGAACTGGCCAGGCACGAGTGGGCCCGCTTCAAGGCCAACGATTCGCTGGAATGCCGCAACTGCCACAACTACGACTACATGGACTTCACGCGCCAGAGCGTGCGCGCGCAGAACATGCATTCGACCTACCTGGCCGACAAGAGCAAGACCTGCATCGACTGCCACAAGGGCATCGCCCACAAGCTGCCCAACATCCCGCCCGGCGAACTGTCGTCGGTGCCCGGCCTGAACGGCCCGGACGGCCCGCATGCGGCCCGTTGAGCCGCCCTTCGCCGCCCTGGCCGGCGCCGCGGCGGACAGCGCCGGGACGGACAGCGACACCGCCACGGCGGACGCCGGCCTGCGCGCGGTCGGCCTGGTCGGCCGGCGCGGCGCGGCGGCCCCGATCGACCTGGCGCTGGCCCCGGGCCAGCTGCTGCGGGTGCGCGGCGCCAACGGCAGCGGCAAGACCAGCCTGCTGCGCATGCTGGCCGGCCTGCTGCGGCCGCTGGCCGGCGGCGTGCAATGGCGCGGCCGCGACATCCGCCGCGACCCGGCCTCCTATCACGCGCGGATGGCTTTCCTGTCGCACGGCAACGGCCTGTGCGGCGAGCTGAGCGCGGCCGACAACCTGCGCTATGCGCTGGCGATAGCCGGCGCGCCCGCCATCGACACCGGGCCGGCCCTGCGCGCCTGGCGTCTGGAAGCCTGCGCCGAGCAGCCGGCGGCGCGGCTGTCGCAGGGCCAGGGCCGGCGGCTGGCGCTGGCGGCCACGGTGCTGGCGGGCAAGCCGCTGTGGCTGCTGGATGAACCCGACGCGGGGCTGGACGCCGCCAGCCTCGACCTGCTGGACCAGGCGCTGGCCGCGCACCTGGCCGGCGGCGGCCTGGCCGTGGTGGCCTCGCACCGCCCACCCGGCCTGGCCTTCGCCGATATGCAAACCCTGGACATGGATGACTACGCCGATGCTGGCAACGCTGTGGCAGTTGGCGCGCCGTGAACTGCGGCTGGCCTGGCGGCGGCCGGCGGAAACGCTGGGCGCGACGCTGTTCTTCGTGGTGGCGGGCTCGCTGTTCCCGCTGGCCATCGGCCCCGACCCGGCGCTGCTGGCCGCCATCGGCCCCGGCGTGCTGTGGGTCTGCGCCCTGCTCGGCATCCTGCTGACGCTGCAACGCCCTTTCGCCCAGGACTACGACAACGGCGCGCTGGAACAGCTGCTGGTGTCGCCGCATCCCCTGCCCGTGCTGGTGGCCACCAAGCTGGCCGCGCACTGGTTCAGCAGCTGCCTGCCGCTGATCCTGGCCAGCCCGGTGCTGGCGCTGCAGTTCGGCCTGACGCCGGGCGCCATCGGCGTGCTGGCGCTGTCGCTGCTGTTGGGCACGCCAACGCTGGCGCTGGTCGGCGGGCTGGGCGCGGCGCTGACGCTGGGCCTGCGCGGCGGCGCGCTGTTGCCGCTGCTGGTGCTGCCGCTGTACGTGCCGGTGCTGATCTTCGGCAGCGGCGCGGTGGCCGCGGTGCATGCCGGCCTGGGCGCCGGCCCGCAATTGTCGTTGCTGGGCGCCGGCCTGTGCCTGGCGTTGCTGCTGTGCCCGTGGAGCGCCTCGGCCGCGCTGCGCGTGGCGTTGGACTGAGGACCGGCCATCATGCATTCGCCTCCGCATCTGACCCTGCTGCCAACCCCGCCCGCGCGCCCCGGCTGGCTGCGCTACGCCGCGCCGCAGCGCTTCTATCCGCTGGCCGGCCGGCTGATCCCGTGGCTGGCGCTGGCCGCGGCGCTGTTCGCCGCCGCCGGCCTCTACGTGGGCCTGGTCAAGGCCCCGGTCGACAGCCAGCAGGGCGAGGTCTACCGCATCCTCTTCATCCACGTGGCGGCGGCCTGGATGTCGATGTTCCTGTACCTGGTGATGGCGCTGTACGCCGCGCTCGGCCTGATATTGCAGACGCGGCTGTCGTTCATGATGATGCGGGCGCTGGCGCCCACCGGCGCGCTGTTCACCTTCCTGACCCTGTGGACCGGCGCGCTGTGGGGCAAGCCGACCTGGGGCGCCTGGTGGGTGTGGGACGCGCGCCTGACCTCGGAACTGATCCTGCTGTTCCTGTACCTGGGCTTCATGGCGCTGCAGGCGGCCAGCGACGATCCGCGCCGCGGCGACCGCGGCGGCGCCATCCTGCTGCTGGCCGGCGTGGTCAATGTGCCCATCATCTATTTCTCGGTGCGCTGGTGGAGCACGCTGCACCAGGGCGCCTCGATCAACCTGACCACCGCGCCCAGCATGGCGCGCGTCATGCTGGCGGCCATGCTGCTGATGGTGGCGGCATTCTGGCTGTACAGCGCGGCCGCGTCGCTGGCGCGGGTGCGCGGCATCATCGCCGAACGCGAACCGGCCTCGACCGAACCGCCCCGGGAGCGCCGATGAGCTGGGACGCGCTGTTCTCGCTGCAGGGCCACGGCCCCTACCTGCTGGGCGCCTATGGCGTGACGCTGGCGCTGATCGCCTGGGAAGCCGGCACGCTGTGGCGGCGGGCGCGGGCGCGCCGCCGCGCCGCCCGCCTGCACGCCGGAGGCGGCCGATGAGTCCGCGCCGGCGCCGCGTGCTGGCGCTGCTGGGCGGCCTGGGCCTGCTGGCCGCGGCCGTCGCGCTGGTGCTCAATGCGCTGCAATCGAACCTGGTGTTCTTCTTCACGCCGACCCAGGTGGCGGCGCGCGAGGCGCCGACCCATGGCAGCTTTCGCGTCGGCGGCCTGGTGCAGGAAGGCTCGGTGCAGCGCGACGGGCTGAAGCTGCGCTTCATCGTCACCGACACCGCGCACGCGGTGCCCGTGACCTACCAGGGCCTGCTGCCCGACCTGTTCCGCGAGGGCAAGGGCGTGGTGGCCGCCGGCAAGCTCGACGCCGACGGCGTGTTCCAGGCCTCCGAAGTGCTGGCCAAGCACGACGAGAACTACATGCCGCCCGAAGCCGCCGACGCGCTCAAGCGGGCCGCGGCCGGCGCCACCGCCAACGCGGCGCGGGCGGACGCGCGATGATCCCGGAAATCGGCCTCTTCAGCCTGATCCTGGCGCTGCTGGCGGCGCTGGTGCAAGGCACGCTGCCGCTGCTCGGCGCCGCCACGGGCTGGCGGCCGGGCATGGCGGTGGCGCGACCCGCCGCCGTGGCGCAGTTCGGCCTGGCCACCGTGGCCATCGGCTGCCTGGCCTGGTCGTTCCTGCAGAACGATTATTCGGTGCTGTACGTGGCCGCCAACTCGCACGCCGACCTGCCCGCCGCCTACCGCTTCGCCGCCGTCTGGGGCGGCCACGAAGGCTCGCTGCTGCTGTGGCTGTACCTGCTGAGCGCCTGGACGCTGGCGGTGGCGCTGCGCAGCGGGCGCCTGCCGCTGGCCTTTCTCGCCCGGGTGCTGGCGGTGATGGGGTGGATCAGCGCCGGCTTCCTGCTGTTCCTGCTGTTCCTGTCCAACCCCTTCGAGCGCCTGATGCCGCCGGCCATGGCCGGCCGCGACCTCAACCCGCTGCTGCAGGACCCCGGCATGATCGTGCACCCGCCCATGCTGTACATGGGCTACGTCGGCTTCTCGGTCGCCTTCGCCTTCGCCATCGCGGCGCTGCTGTCCGGCGAGCTGGACGCGCTGTGGGCGCGCTGGGTGCGGCCCTGGACGCTGGCGGCCTGGACCTTCCTGACCATCGGCATCCTGCTCGGCAGCGCCTGGGCCTATTACGTGCTGGGCTGGGGCGGCTGGTGGTTCTGGGACCCGGTCGAGAACGCCTCCTTCATGCCCTGGCTGGCCGGCACGGCGCTGATCCACTCGCTCATCGTCACCGAACGGCGCGGCGCGTTCCGCAGCTGGACGGTGCTGCTGGCCATCTGCGCGTTCTCGCTCAGCCTGCTGGGGACCTTCCTGGTGCGCTCGGGCGTGCTGACCTC
The window above is part of the Achromobacter deleyi genome. Proteins encoded here:
- the ccmD gene encoding heme exporter protein CcmD, whose translation is MSWDALFSLQGHGPYLLGAYGVTLALIAWEAGTLWRRARARRRAARLHAGGGR
- the ccmE gene encoding cytochrome c maturation protein CcmE produces the protein MSPRRRRVLALLGGLGLLAAAVALVLNALQSNLVFFFTPTQVAAREAPTHGSFRVGGLVQEGSVQRDGLKLRFIVTDTAHAVPVTYQGLLPDLFREGKGVVAAGKLDADGVFQASEVLAKHDENYMPPEAADALKRAAAGATANAARADAR